One genomic segment of Sminthopsis crassicaudata isolate SCR6 chromosome 4, ASM4859323v1, whole genome shotgun sequence includes these proteins:
- the CRK gene encoding adapter molecule crk isoform X2, whose translation MAGNFDSEERSSWYWGRLSRQEAVALLQGQRHGVFLVRDSSTSPGDYVLSVSENSRVSHYIINSSGPRPAAAAAAPPLPLPPAAAQSGPGLNPSRLRIGDQEFDSLPALLEFYKIHYLDTTTLIEPVSRSRQHSGVILRPEEAEYVRALFDFNGNDEEDLPFKKGDILRIRDKPEEQWWNAEDSEGKRGMIPVPYVEKYRPASASVSALIGGR comes from the exons ATGGCGGGCAACTTCGACTCGGAGGAGCGGAGCAGCTGGTACTGGGGGCGGCTGAGCCGGCAAGAGGCGGTGGCGCTGCTGCAGGGCCAGCGGCACGGGGTCTTCCTGGTGCGGGACTCGAGCACCAGCCCCGGGGACTATGTGCTCAGCGTCTCGGAGAACTCGCGCGTCTCCCACTACATCATCAACAGCAGCGGCCCGCgcccggccgccgccgccgccgccccgcCGCTGCCCCTGCCGCCGGCCGCCGCGCAGTCTGGGCCCG GGCTGAACCCCTCCAGACTCCGAATAGGAGATCAAGAATTTGATTCATTGCCTGCTTTACTGGAATTCTACAAAATACACTATTTGGACACTACAACCTTGATAGAACCTGTTTCCAGATCCAGGCAGCATAGTGGAGTAATTCTCAGGCCAGAGGAGGCAGAGTATGTGCGAGCTCTCTTTGACTTTAATGGGAATGATGAAGAAGACCTTCCGTTTAAGAAAGGAGACATCTTGAGAATCCGTGATAAGCCCGAAGAGCAGTGGTGGAATGCGGAGGACAGCGAAGGCAAGAGGGGAATGATCCCAGTCCCTTACGTCGAGAAGTATAGACCTGCTTCCGCCTCAGTGTCAGCTTTGATTGGAG